A portion of the Kribbella jejuensis genome contains these proteins:
- a CDS encoding SigE family RNA polymerase sigma factor: MDPGRDHEFAEFVDGRFTALQRFGYLLTGEWHLAEDLVQTSLTKVWFHRNSLRSGTALESYTRTVMVNTSTQWWRRKWRGETPTEQLPERHANEQYGTVDDRDLLLRALNSLPRRTRAALVLRYFEDLPEAEIAQIMGCSVGTVKSNVSRGLAKLREHELITAIPATVQKEG, from the coding sequence ATGGATCCAGGACGCGACCACGAATTCGCCGAGTTCGTGGACGGGCGGTTCACCGCGCTGCAGCGGTTCGGGTATCTGCTGACCGGTGAATGGCATCTGGCCGAGGACCTGGTACAGACGTCGCTCACCAAAGTGTGGTTCCACCGGAACTCGCTGCGCAGCGGTACCGCACTGGAGAGCTACACCAGGACCGTGATGGTGAACACCAGCACCCAGTGGTGGCGCCGGAAGTGGCGCGGCGAGACGCCGACCGAGCAACTGCCCGAGCGCCATGCCAACGAGCAGTACGGCACCGTCGACGACCGGGATCTGTTGCTGCGGGCACTCAATTCGTTGCCCCGGCGTACCCGCGCGGCCTTGGTACTGCGGTACTTCGAGGATCTCCCCGAGGCCGAGATCGCCCAGATCATGGGCTGCTCGGTCGGCACCGTGAAGTCGAACGTCTCCCGCGGACTGGCGAAGCTCCGCGAACACGAACTGATCACCGCGATCCCCGCCACGGTCCA